A portion of the Colius striatus isolate bColStr4 chromosome 1, bColStr4.1.hap1, whole genome shotgun sequence genome contains these proteins:
- the LOC133629616 gene encoding SUN domain-containing protein 3-like — MPGRRVRATRCRCLNWKPGKEVVEPTPCQESRFVSVETQVSLPLAPSSDTAPEQPAAECHRAQEDAGMIFSLACTLAVCLWNWLQHTHPFARLKTSLENQRFKAALENRFLVLLVVLLVGIYCGTLLSAWRMQAKAGTEEDDKGALEKSFHVNMMNSQWALKNLGATIDMKRTSPTYRCGWKWGYSLLLNRRCTEDEPDTILQMDVSQGKRWCFPGHSGHVVIRLPARVHLTAIAVQHIVEEDSLSVAASSAPKGLAVYGFEAESEEETWLGSFIYDVAKESIQPFSLKNTQISRAFSSIKLLVMSNWGSPKYTCISRVWVHGRMA; from the exons ATGCCAGGAAGGAGGGTACGTGCGACAAGATGCCGATGTCTCAACTGGAAGCCAGGGAAGGAAGTAGTGGAGCCAACCCCCTGCCAGGAGAGCAG GTTCGTCAGTGTAGAGACCCAAGTCAGCTTGCCACTAGCTCCCAGCTCGGACACTGCTCCAGAGCAGCCGGCGGCAGAGTGCCACAGAGCCCAAGAAGATGCAG GGATGATCTTCAGCCTCGCCTGCACACTGGCAGTCTGCCTGTGGAACTGGctgcaacacacacacccctttGCTAG GCTGAAGACATCCCTGGAGAACCAGAGGTTCAAGGCAGCCCTGGAAAACAGGTTCTTGGTGCTGCTCGTAGTGCTTCTGG TTGGCATTTACTGTGGGACTCTGCTGTCAGCGTGGAGGATGCAGGCGAAGGCAGGCACAGAG GAAGATGACAAGGGAGCACTGGAGAAGTCTTTTCATGTCAACATGATGAATTCTCAATGGGCTCTGAAGAACTTGG gtGCCACCATTGACATGAAGAGAACTTCCCCCACCTACAGGTGCGGATGGAAGTGGGGCTACAGTCTTTTGCTGAACAGAAGGTGCACTGAGGATGAGCCTGACACCATCTTGCAG atggATGTCTCCCAGGGCAAgcgctggtgtttcccagggcattctggccacgttgtcatcaggctgccagcCCGAGTCCACCTGACTGCCATCGCTGTGCAGCACATCGTTGAGGAAGACTCTTTGTCTGTGGCTGCCAGCAGTGCTCCCAAAGGCCTGGCTGTCTAT GGATTTGAGGCTGAAAGTGAAGAGGAAACTTGGCTCGGTTCGTTCATCTATGATGTGGCAAAAGAGTCCATTCAGCCCTTCTCTCTGAAG aaCACACAGATCTCCAGAGCTTTTTCCTCCATCAAACTTCTTGTGATGAGCAACTGGGGAAGCCCAAAGTACACGTGCATTTCTCGAGTCTGGGTTCATGGGAGGATGGCATAA